In one window of Nakamurella sp. PAMC28650 DNA:
- a CDS encoding transposase encodes MVEGRGQPQTVRLITTLLDHLQAQAESLAALYQQRWEQELVFDEIKTHQMSATRLLRSRTPDLVNQEVAI; translated from the coding sequence ATGGTGGAAGGACGCGGACAGCCCCAGACGGTCCGGTTGATCACCACCCTGCTGGACCACCTGCAAGCCCAAGCCGAATCACTGGCCGCGCTATATCAGCAACGGTGGGAACAGGAACTGGTCTTCGACGAGATCAAAACCCACCAGATGAGCGCCACCCGACTCCTGCGCTCCCGCACCCCAGACCTGGTAAACCAAGAGGTAGCTATTTAG
- a CDS encoding YcaO-like family protein produces MNTAVMINGVSYTAEKGFYRGTQRTAPPEQTLERIRAVAPTVGLTRLADVTGLDRIGIPTVVGYRPNSPTLTVSGGKGFTTLAAMVSAGMEAVEIWHAENLLLDVVVDTHAALDDLGLTSPSHQLPLTGNSLFDPHRAEPWVTGWDLMTQKSVAVPYAIVSMGNTKHFPTRRWMPFVPGSNGLAGGNHLLEAVAAALYEVVERDAVACSRMVGSGLDRRVDLDTVIDPLVRSLIDQFEAADVSVYLYDCTVDTRVPTYMSVVADRIDPAMGLYRGYGAHLDPSIAMIRALTESAQARLLLIAGSRDDYFTRDQRINRFMSDGRREIFDSIPATVSAAEQLSAATSSFGDDITVVLDRLRAAGLESAIVVDLTHPDLQIPVVRVIVPGLEGYIFDYYRPGPRALAHAHQTAVVS; encoded by the coding sequence ATGAACACCGCCGTGATGATCAACGGTGTTTCCTATACGGCCGAGAAGGGTTTCTACCGAGGAACCCAGCGCACGGCGCCCCCCGAGCAGACCCTCGAGCGCATCCGGGCAGTTGCGCCGACCGTTGGGCTTACCCGGCTGGCCGATGTCACCGGCCTTGACCGGATCGGCATTCCCACCGTTGTCGGGTATCGACCTAATTCGCCGACGCTCACCGTTTCCGGAGGCAAGGGTTTCACCACGCTGGCGGCGATGGTATCGGCCGGTATGGAAGCCGTCGAGATCTGGCACGCAGAAAACCTTCTGCTCGACGTCGTCGTCGACACCCATGCCGCTCTGGATGATCTCGGTCTCACTTCGCCGTCCCACCAACTTCCGCTGACCGGCAACTCACTCTTCGACCCGCATCGCGCCGAACCCTGGGTGACGGGCTGGGATCTGATGACGCAGAAGTCCGTGGCTGTTCCCTATGCGATCGTGAGCATGGGCAACACCAAGCATTTCCCGACTCGTCGATGGATGCCGTTCGTCCCCGGTTCCAACGGGCTGGCCGGCGGCAACCACCTGCTCGAAGCAGTGGCTGCGGCTCTCTACGAGGTCGTCGAACGGGACGCCGTCGCCTGTTCCCGCATGGTCGGCAGCGGTCTGGACCGGCGGGTCGACCTGGACACCGTGATCGATCCCCTGGTCCGCTCGCTGATCGACCAATTCGAGGCTGCCGACGTCTCCGTGTACCTGTACGACTGCACGGTCGACACCCGGGTCCCCACCTACATGTCGGTGGTGGCCGACCGCATCGATCCCGCCATGGGGCTCTACCGCGGCTACGGGGCCCACCTCGATCCGTCGATCGCGATGATCCGGGCGCTCACCGAGTCCGCCCAGGCCCGGTTGCTGCTCATCGCCGGATCCCGGGACGACTATTTCACCCGCGATCAGCGGATCAACCGATTCATGAGCGACGGCCGGCGCGAGATCTTCGACAGCATTCCGGCCACAGTCTCGGCTGCCGAGCAGCTCTCGGCGGCCACTTCGTCCTTCGGCGACGACATCACCGTTGTTCTGGACCGATTGCGGGCCGCCGGCTTGGAGTCGGCCATCGTCGTCGACCTGACTCACCCCGACCTGCAGATTCCGGTGGTGCGGGTCATCGTGCCCGGATTGGAAGGCTACATTTTCGACTACTACCGACCGGGGCCACGCGCGCTGGCGCACGCCCATCAGACAGCGGTGGTGTCATGA
- a CDS encoding transposase — protein MADTLTAAHRAATAARTAGQDRLDATTLATLLNHTSTRWPKAAPTTSATTANSPRSARTLIRRFHRYQDMILRFTTDLTIPWTNNQAQRDLRPVKIAQRTSGGCWRTLAALTDFATVHSYPSTAGKWGKNKLDALTELFTTGPWRPPALMPS, from the coding sequence ATGGCCGACACCCTCACCGCCGCCCACCGAGCCGCCACCGCCGCCCGCACCGCCGGCCAGGACCGCCTGGATGCCACCACCCTGGCCACGCTGCTCAACCACACCTCGACGCGCTGGCCAAAGGCAGCACCGACAACCTCGGCGACCACAGCGAACTCGCCCCGATCAGCGCGCACCCTGATCCGCCGGTTCCACCGCTACCAAGACATGATCCTTCGATTCACCACAGACCTGACCATCCCCTGGACGAACAACCAAGCCCAACGCGACCTCAGACCAGTGAAAATCGCGCAACGCACCTCCGGCGGATGCTGGCGCACCCTGGCCGCCCTCACCGACTTCGCGACCGTCCACTCCTACCCCTCCACCGCCGGCAAATGGGGCAAAAACAAACTCGACGCGCTCACCGAACTGTTCACCACCGGCCCCTGGCGACCCCCAGCCCTCATGCCCAGCTAA
- a CDS encoding YcaO-like family protein yields MTSVLTRDATPKGLRADAQRAISPEQTLERVRGRFGAVGLTRLANVTGLDGLGIPVVLSVRPQAGYLTVDAGKGFSLSAAMASAAMECFERYSGENTPLPRFTRPYAELEESVRIPMEQLPLSRNSLFSPELPEEWVMAEDLLAGPAVAVPAVMVALERFRHRRSSLLPFAFSSNGLNSGNTKSEALIGGLYEVIERDATTLTKLAWQSGAPMRRVDLATAASPDIAYLVDHIRANGVEVVVLDCTVDTRVPTFTAYLCDVQNPGIGLYNGYGTHLDPQVAVIRAICEAAQGRLVFIAGSRDDSFGHHRRFRATFDEANETLLAKPETVDLTHYDDDSGDTFEADGRTLLARLQAIGIARVLAVDLTHPDIGVDVFRAVVPGLEGYMLEDFTPGTRALEWARAAAKQEATLS; encoded by the coding sequence ATGACATCGGTGTTGACCCGCGACGCCACACCGAAGGGTCTGCGGGCTGATGCCCAACGGGCCATCAGCCCGGAACAGACCCTGGAACGGGTCCGCGGGCGTTTCGGAGCAGTCGGATTGACACGACTGGCCAACGTCACCGGGCTGGACGGCCTCGGCATCCCGGTGGTGCTGTCGGTGCGCCCGCAAGCCGGATACCTGACCGTCGACGCCGGCAAGGGCTTTTCGCTCAGCGCCGCGATGGCATCGGCCGCGATGGAATGTTTCGAACGGTATTCCGGTGAGAACACTCCGTTGCCCCGGTTCACCCGGCCCTATGCCGAGCTCGAGGAGAGCGTCCGGATTCCGATGGAGCAGCTTCCCCTGTCGCGCAACTCGTTGTTCTCGCCGGAACTGCCGGAAGAGTGGGTGATGGCGGAGGATCTGCTGGCTGGCCCCGCCGTCGCTGTACCGGCCGTCATGGTGGCGCTCGAGCGGTTTCGGCACCGCCGATCCTCGTTGCTGCCCTTCGCCTTCAGCTCCAACGGACTCAACTCCGGCAACACCAAGTCGGAAGCCCTGATCGGCGGGTTGTACGAGGTCATCGAGCGGGACGCGACGACCCTGACGAAGCTCGCCTGGCAGTCCGGCGCCCCGATGCGCCGGGTTGATCTGGCCACGGCCGCCAGCCCCGACATCGCCTACCTGGTCGACCACATCCGGGCGAACGGCGTCGAGGTCGTGGTGCTGGACTGCACCGTCGACACCAGGGTTCCGACCTTCACGGCATACCTCTGCGACGTGCAGAACCCGGGTATCGGCCTCTACAACGGCTATGGCACCCATCTCGACCCTCAGGTCGCCGTGATCCGGGCGATCTGCGAGGCGGCGCAGGGGCGTCTGGTCTTCATCGCCGGCTCCCGCGACGACTCCTTCGGACATCATCGCCGCTTCCGGGCCACCTTCGACGAAGCGAACGAAACCTTGTTGGCGAAACCGGAAACCGTCGACCTCACCCACTACGACGACGACTCCGGCGACACCTTCGAGGCCGACGGTCGCACCCTCCTGGCGCGCTTGCAGGCGATCGGAATCGCCCGTGTGCTGGCCGTCGACCTCACCCATCCGGACATCGGCGTCGATGTCTTCCGCGCCGTCGTCCCAGGACTCGAGGGCTACATGCTCGAGGACTTCACCCCCGGAACGCGCGCCCTCGAATGGGCACGCGCCGCCGCCAAGCAGGAAGCCACCCTCTCATGA
- a CDS encoding DUF4135 domain-containing protein, with translation MTSTLTIVAVPGPAAPPALSVLSVLARASSPTERIAGGWLRPVGGPMVAELRLARWTERIAGDRPERVAEILAEHGLSIGQWRSGLGDVEPVAGEPLPDWAQDALTLVGTIGQAETIGQAETIGQAETIDRLLVPHPVPRLREIAGVTLPEWVDGEQPWRFYPGFCDWMCLAAEDVEEWAAPAPISSTARRDLVLDLARRQLVVSGPVLMEAAARRPAEDLLFARDPRTDWVDLWTTYPVLGRLLATVWRQWRESTAEMCHRIAADLPTICPGTEVSTFEMSAGDQHCGGRGVARLRLSDGTSIFLKPRTDGLHRALGAVLATVDGAGDPLGLSPSLSLPEVVERDGYMWVREAPTGDSADATDRTDGGLDSGISAYFRRAGALLRVLQALGSTDLHHENFIPTAHLPMLVDLETVVAPGPMRIAPPDDVVTERLSDSPGPTSMVTSVIAGGPGRSTVDIGALAGPSQGLTPYVVRTLVQGADGPELQSARALTLNGRALPSRDGHPVGLRGYEQQLIDGFADVQQRLELLVDSDYLPDLEPEPAVRLVARPTSTYARLLLQSTVPAVLMDGVDREFVLEQLYRATGTAPAGLIGCEVQALRELDIPLFTIPFSRTDLISDRGVALTDAMTEAPDSRTRRRLRAVTDRSSHVDDLRANLFVMDPDERAVAGDEHSGTEHPAVDRHEPVRLLLDRAIEIGDGTLAWIGLEHDPNRNRWNYGRMGPGLTGQAGIALALATVSAGMSPSTNAIGGQPLSRSDCAAAARAALLGCVRRIGNGDLGPADGFNGPAGVLYATAVAAALLDDPTLLDAARMLVVPSLRAARRKRPSMVIGGRAGAIFALLQLPSDDAVADALTELADLRDDITGVDPPDRWSRSLPSRAFGAALAARRLARTRGGPADLPALPAPDGAGDRIAWATQYPASGADVHTPSTDGLWTLLDDAHLERARSRLPGAGRSDAGHSAVGRLMSRRARTGRWAAPLSAPDSVLLSPIHGIAALAVLLTPAGPDIPIVRALT, from the coding sequence ATGACGTCGACCCTCACGATCGTCGCCGTGCCGGGACCGGCTGCGCCACCGGCACTGTCGGTGCTGTCCGTTCTGGCGCGGGCATCGAGTCCGACCGAGCGGATCGCCGGTGGTTGGCTCCGTCCGGTGGGAGGTCCGATGGTGGCGGAGCTGCGACTGGCGCGTTGGACCGAACGGATCGCCGGAGATCGGCCCGAACGGGTCGCGGAAATACTGGCCGAGCACGGATTGTCGATCGGGCAGTGGCGTTCCGGCCTCGGTGATGTCGAGCCGGTGGCCGGCGAACCGTTGCCGGACTGGGCGCAGGATGCGCTGACGCTGGTCGGCACGATCGGCCAGGCGGAGACAATTGGCCAGGCGGAGACAATTGGCCAGGCGGAGACAATTGATCGATTGCTGGTGCCGCACCCGGTACCGCGGTTGCGTGAGATCGCCGGTGTGACACTGCCAGAATGGGTTGACGGCGAACAGCCCTGGCGTTTCTATCCGGGGTTCTGTGACTGGATGTGCCTAGCAGCAGAGGATGTCGAAGAATGGGCTGCCCCGGCGCCGATCTCGTCCACCGCCCGCCGGGACCTGGTGCTGGACCTGGCGCGACGGCAACTGGTCGTCAGCGGACCGGTACTGATGGAGGCAGCGGCCAGGCGACCGGCAGAGGACCTTTTGTTCGCCCGAGACCCCAGAACGGACTGGGTCGACCTCTGGACGACCTACCCCGTCCTGGGCCGACTGCTGGCAACGGTGTGGCGGCAGTGGCGAGAGAGCACCGCGGAGATGTGCCACCGGATCGCCGCCGACCTTCCGACCATCTGTCCGGGGACCGAGGTCAGCACGTTCGAGATGTCCGCCGGCGATCAGCACTGCGGTGGCCGCGGGGTGGCCCGCCTCCGGCTGTCGGACGGCACGTCGATCTTCCTCAAACCACGCACGGACGGCCTCCACCGGGCGCTGGGAGCCGTGCTGGCCACGGTCGACGGGGCCGGCGATCCGCTCGGCCTCAGCCCTTCTCTCAGCCTGCCGGAGGTCGTGGAGCGCGACGGATACATGTGGGTGCGCGAGGCTCCGACCGGCGACAGCGCTGACGCTACAGACCGTACTGACGGCGGGCTCGACAGTGGGATCAGCGCGTATTTCCGCCGAGCCGGCGCCCTGCTGCGGGTGCTGCAGGCCCTGGGATCCACCGACCTTCACCACGAGAACTTCATCCCCACCGCGCATCTCCCGATGCTGGTGGATCTGGAGACGGTGGTCGCACCCGGGCCGATGCGCATCGCGCCACCCGATGACGTCGTCACCGAACGATTGTCGGACAGCCCGGGGCCGACCAGCATGGTCACCAGCGTCATCGCCGGAGGACCGGGCCGCAGCACCGTCGACATCGGCGCACTGGCCGGTCCCAGCCAGGGCCTCACGCCCTACGTCGTCCGGACCCTCGTCCAGGGGGCCGACGGTCCGGAACTGCAGAGCGCCCGCGCACTGACGCTGAACGGCCGGGCCCTACCGTCCCGCGATGGTCATCCCGTTGGGTTGCGCGGCTACGAACAGCAACTCATCGACGGGTTCGCGGACGTCCAGCAGCGGCTGGAACTGCTGGTCGACAGCGACTACCTGCCCGATCTGGAACCCGAACCGGCCGTCCGCCTGGTGGCACGGCCGACGTCGACCTATGCTCGACTGTTGTTGCAGAGCACCGTTCCTGCGGTGTTGATGGATGGCGTGGACCGGGAATTCGTGCTGGAGCAGCTGTATCGCGCCACCGGAACAGCGCCGGCCGGACTGATCGGCTGCGAGGTCCAGGCCCTGCGGGAGCTCGATATCCCCTTGTTCACCATCCCTTTCAGCCGAACGGATCTCATCAGTGATCGTGGGGTGGCGTTGACCGATGCCATGACCGAAGCGCCGGACTCCCGGACCCGCCGCCGGTTGCGGGCGGTGACCGACCGCAGCAGCCACGTCGACGACCTGCGCGCAAACCTTTTTGTGATGGACCCTGACGAACGCGCAGTGGCAGGTGATGAGCATTCCGGAACCGAACACCCCGCCGTTGACCGACACGAGCCGGTCAGACTGCTGCTGGACCGGGCGATCGAGATCGGCGACGGCACGCTGGCCTGGATTGGCCTGGAACACGACCCCAACCGGAACCGCTGGAACTACGGCCGGATGGGCCCGGGCCTGACCGGTCAAGCCGGCATCGCGCTGGCACTGGCGACGGTGTCGGCCGGCATGTCGCCATCGACGAACGCCATTGGTGGGCAACCTCTCTCGAGGTCTGACTGTGCCGCGGCGGCCCGCGCCGCTCTACTGGGCTGCGTCCGGCGGATCGGGAACGGCGACCTGGGCCCGGCGGACGGGTTCAACGGACCGGCGGGTGTCCTCTACGCGACCGCAGTAGCCGCCGCACTTCTCGACGATCCGACGCTGCTGGACGCCGCCCGGATGCTGGTCGTGCCGAGTCTGCGAGCTGCCCGCCGGAAACGGCCGTCGATGGTGATCGGCGGGCGCGCGGGCGCTATCTTCGCCCTGCTGCAGCTGCCTTCGGATGACGCTGTGGCCGATGCGCTCACCGAACTGGCTGATCTGCGTGACGACATCACCGGCGTCGATCCGCCGGACCGCTGGTCGCGCTCGTTGCCGTCCCGAGCCTTCGGCGCAGCTCTGGCGGCGCGGCGGCTGGCCCGCACCCGCGGCGGTCCCGCCGATCTGCCGGCGCTGCCGGCACCGGATGGCGCCGGTGACCGGATCGCATGGGCAACACAGTATCCGGCCTCCGGAGCTGACGTGCACACGCCGTCGACCGACGGGCTGTGGACGCTGCTCGACGACGCCCACCTGGAGCGTGCCCGATCCCGATTGCCGGGAGCGGGGAGGTCCGATGCCGGACACAGCGCCGTCGGCCGTCTCATGAGCCGGCGTGCCAGGACCGGACGGTGGGCCGCGCCGCTGTCGGCCCCCGATTCAGTCCTGCTGTCCCCGATCCACGGGATCGCAGCACTCGCCGTCCTTCTCACGCCGGCCGGCCCCGACATTCCGATCGTGAGGGCTCTGACATGA
- a CDS encoding TfuA-like protein — MTIVVYLGPTMSWTDAGQILPAAIFLPPAAQSDIISVVDDLSPTGILLVDGLFTQQLSVWHKEILYALERGVAVYGSSSMGALRVAETAVFGARGFGEIFDAYLSGELTDDDEVTVMHASSDDGFRSLSDAMVNIRATLRLAREQAVINAGQHEMLIGLAKNRFYPERSYAALLYDAAGTDLPADTLAALGSFVRTRAVDQKRVDAIAMLGHVAEHGVEQPPPVTVTRSHPFQAMYERDRRVRRSGTSLPLADIGAYAALHLPNFDDMNERALHAGLVDVLGEMLKVEPGDDALALELQRFQTDRRLRTAEELTTWRRENDLNEDDFRRLIRQLATRRALRAWYVSRKYLERTTQEVLDEMRVLGTYPAVADAAGSQQSLLDAAHPDFTLRADDEDLLELIRAQARETGWRPTVGLDVWAFENGFKDVYDVRFELVRSKLARKAGADVLAALTAGSAEGPNLA, encoded by the coding sequence ATGACGATCGTCGTCTACCTCGGCCCCACCATGTCCTGGACCGACGCAGGCCAGATCCTGCCGGCCGCGATCTTTCTTCCGCCCGCGGCCCAGTCCGACATCATCAGCGTTGTCGACGACCTTTCGCCCACCGGAATCCTCCTGGTCGACGGGCTTTTCACGCAGCAGCTATCCGTCTGGCACAAGGAAATCCTGTACGCGCTGGAACGCGGCGTCGCCGTCTACGGCTCGAGCAGCATGGGGGCCCTCCGGGTCGCGGAGACAGCCGTTTTCGGCGCCCGCGGCTTCGGCGAGATCTTCGACGCCTACCTGTCGGGTGAGCTCACCGACGACGACGAAGTCACCGTCATGCACGCCAGTTCGGACGACGGCTTCCGCTCGCTCAGTGATGCGATGGTCAACATCCGCGCGACGCTGCGACTGGCCCGGGAGCAGGCAGTGATCAACGCCGGCCAGCACGAGATGTTGATCGGACTGGCCAAGAACCGCTTCTACCCCGAGCGCAGCTACGCGGCCCTACTGTACGACGCCGCCGGGACGGACCTGCCGGCCGATACCCTTGCCGCACTCGGGAGTTTCGTCCGGACACGCGCCGTCGACCAGAAGCGCGTCGACGCCATCGCGATGCTCGGGCATGTGGCCGAGCACGGCGTCGAGCAGCCACCGCCGGTGACGGTAACCCGCTCTCACCCGTTCCAGGCCATGTACGAGCGGGACCGGCGGGTTCGCCGCAGCGGTACGAGCCTGCCACTGGCGGACATCGGAGCCTATGCGGCCCTGCACCTTCCGAATTTCGATGACATGAACGAACGCGCACTGCACGCCGGCCTGGTCGACGTGCTCGGCGAGATGCTCAAGGTGGAGCCCGGCGATGACGCCCTCGCGCTCGAGCTCCAACGGTTCCAGACCGACCGCCGGCTTCGGACGGCCGAGGAGCTCACGACGTGGCGCCGGGAGAACGATCTGAACGAGGATGATTTCCGGCGGCTGATCCGGCAGCTGGCCACCCGCCGGGCGCTGCGCGCCTGGTACGTCAGCCGGAAGTATCTCGAGAGGACCACGCAGGAGGTACTGGACGAGATGCGCGTCCTTGGCACCTACCCGGCCGTTGCTGATGCCGCCGGCAGTCAGCAGTCTCTGCTGGATGCAGCGCACCCGGACTTCACGCTCCGCGCCGACGACGAGGATCTGCTCGAGCTGATCCGTGCCCAGGCCCGCGAGACCGGGTGGCGACCGACGGTTGGCCTGGACGTCTGGGCCTTCGAGAACGGCTTCAAGGACGTCTACGACGTACGGTTCGAGCTGGTGCGCTCGAAGCTGGCCCGCAAGGCGGGCGCTGACGTCCTCGCGGCGTTGACCGCCGGCAGCGCCGAGGGTCCGAACCTCGCATGA
- a CDS encoding Nif11-like leader peptide family natural product precursor, which yields MEKDRAIALVKMLAADPALRERLTSATESNRLAILTELGYADVTPADVLASASLWVPQAVEEIDDEQLASVAGGGITGDNPTIITTTTVTVGAAAAAAT from the coding sequence ATGGAAAAAGACCGCGCAATTGCGCTCGTCAAAATGCTCGCCGCTGATCCAGCGCTCCGCGAGCGTCTGACCTCGGCCACCGAGTCGAACCGACTCGCGATTCTGACCGAACTCGGCTACGCCGACGTCACACCGGCCGACGTCTTGGCCAGCGCCAGCCTGTGGGTTCCGCAGGCTGTCGAGGAAATCGACGACGAGCAGCTGGCGAGCGTTGCCGGTGGTGGGATCACCGGCGACAACCCGACCATCATCACCACGACCACGGTGACCGTCGGCGCGGCGGCGGCAGCAGCGACCTGA